One genomic segment of Frondihabitans peucedani includes these proteins:
- a CDS encoding sugar phosphate isomerase/epimerase family protein produces MSGQSHNTMKWKPMALSKPKISMNVTTTFHGNVVTDIQHARAAGFGAVELQSPKLYRYLDAGYDMQTLPGLLDGLEVSGLGAVLDIERQDAGRSVFLAEVRRMCEIAVVVGAPVVQLCTGPLDREVVVDFRAGRLTDDDGRYRATLGLDERAAVRVAGANVRDAADIASGYGLDIYLEPLAWAHLNRCRHALQLIEEAGRDNVGIALDTWHFWTTGDTLDEVRALPAELIKAVHLSDGLDLDRQNDVPDQTRHRDVVIGGGAIPLQQWVDAIKTTGYDGWWVSEMFSTRANEQDPLAMATAMHTLLATLVG; encoded by the coding sequence ATGTCGGGACAATCGCACAACACGATGAAGTGGAAGCCGATGGCCCTCTCGAAGCCCAAGATCTCGATGAACGTCACGACGACCTTCCACGGGAACGTCGTGACGGACATCCAGCATGCGCGAGCCGCCGGTTTCGGAGCGGTCGAACTGCAATCCCCCAAGCTGTACCGCTACCTCGACGCCGGCTACGACATGCAGACGCTCCCCGGCCTGCTCGACGGTCTCGAGGTGTCGGGCCTCGGCGCCGTGCTCGACATCGAGCGTCAGGATGCAGGGCGGTCCGTCTTCCTGGCGGAGGTGCGCCGGATGTGCGAGATCGCGGTCGTCGTGGGAGCACCTGTCGTCCAGCTCTGCACGGGGCCGCTCGACCGCGAGGTCGTCGTCGACTTCCGCGCCGGACGCCTGACCGACGACGACGGCCGGTATCGGGCGACTCTCGGCCTGGACGAGCGCGCAGCCGTCCGCGTCGCCGGCGCCAACGTCCGGGACGCCGCAGACATCGCCTCCGGCTACGGGCTCGACATCTACCTCGAACCGCTCGCCTGGGCGCACCTCAACCGCTGCCGTCACGCCCTCCAGCTCATCGAGGAGGCGGGTCGGGACAACGTCGGGATCGCCCTCGACACCTGGCATTTCTGGACCACGGGCGACACGCTCGACGAGGTCCGCGCCCTTCCCGCGGAGCTCATCAAGGCTGTGCACCTCTCGGACGGCCTCGATCTGGATCGCCAGAACGACGTCCCCGACCAGACCCGACACCGGGACGTCGTCATCGGCGGAGGAGCGATTCCCCTGCAGCAGTGGGTCGACGCGATCAAGACGACCGGCTACGACGGCTGGTGGGTGTCCGAGATGTTCTCGACCCGGGCCAACGAGCAGGATCCGCTGGCGATGGCGACGGCGATGCACACTCTCCTCGCGACGCTGGTGGGCTGA
- a CDS encoding sugar ABC transporter substrate-binding protein, with amino-acid sequence MNLTSRRRLLLVGASVATLGLTLSACSSGGAQSTKSASSADCKSNTYTIAMITHEAPGDTFWDKIRAGAQAAAKNECIKLNYSADPQADKQAQLIQTAVDSKVDGIATTLVTPDALAGSVKAATDAGIPLVGFNSGIDAYKKLGALEYFGSDETLAGQTVGERLTSQGVKHPLCVIQAAGSVALEARCAGVKAKNPGTENMQVNGTDDSAVVSSIQAKLTQDPSIDAIVTLGAPIAMDALKSMSAANSKAKLVTFDLNVDAAQAIKDGKIEFSVDQQPYVQGYMAVTALYLYLKNGNDIGGGGPVLTGPSFVDKSNIAKILPFAKNNTR; translated from the coding sequence ATGAATCTCACGTCACGACGGCGGCTGCTCCTCGTCGGAGCATCCGTCGCCACGCTCGGCCTGACACTCTCGGCATGCAGCTCCGGGGGTGCGCAGAGCACGAAGTCCGCTTCCAGCGCCGACTGCAAGAGCAACACCTACACGATCGCGATGATCACCCACGAGGCGCCGGGCGACACGTTCTGGGACAAGATCCGCGCCGGAGCGCAGGCAGCCGCGAAGAACGAGTGCATCAAGCTCAACTACTCGGCCGACCCGCAGGCGGACAAGCAGGCTCAGCTCATTCAGACTGCGGTCGACTCGAAGGTCGACGGCATCGCGACCACCCTGGTCACCCCCGATGCACTGGCAGGCTCCGTGAAGGCTGCCACGGATGCCGGCATCCCCCTCGTCGGCTTCAACTCGGGCATCGACGCCTACAAGAAACTCGGAGCCCTCGAGTACTTCGGCTCGGACGAGACCCTCGCGGGGCAGACCGTCGGCGAGCGCCTCACCTCGCAGGGCGTCAAACACCCCCTGTGCGTCATCCAGGCGGCTGGTTCAGTGGCCCTCGAGGCCCGTTGCGCCGGTGTCAAGGCGAAGAACCCGGGCACCGAGAACATGCAGGTGAACGGGACGGACGACTCCGCCGTGGTGTCCAGCATCCAGGCCAAACTGACTCAGGACCCCTCGATCGACGCGATCGTGACGCTCGGCGCACCCATCGCCATGGACGCACTGAAGTCGATGTCCGCAGCGAACAGCAAGGCCAAGCTCGTGACCTTCGACCTCAACGTCGATGCGGCTCAGGCCATCAAGGACGGCAAGATCGAGTTCTCCGTCGACCAGCAGCCGTACGTCCAGGGCTACATGGCCGTCACGGCGCTCTACCTCTACCTCAAGAACGGCAACGACATCGGCGGCGGCGGCCCGGTGCTGACCGGGCCGTCCTTCGTCGACAAGTCGAACATCGCGAAGATCCTTCCCTTCGCCAAGAACAACACTCGTTGA
- a CDS encoding ABC transporter permease, which produces MSQETSAAPAVTTSDASNRVSLTWSNRLLRRPDFAAAVAAVIILLFFFVIAPSFRSPDSIFTVLYQSSTIGIVAVAVGMLMIGGEFDLSAGVMVTTAGLVNALFSYYLGVNLIVGALVSLVFCLAIGFLNGYLVMRTGIPSFLITLGSFFVLQGANLGVTKLVSGAVSSPDISKMGGFSPISSFFAGSFVVGGVTVWNTVIFWIVFVAISGWILHRTKVGNWIYAVGGNAASARAVGVPVRRVKIGLFMTVSFLAWFVGMHSLYRFNTLQAGNGVGNEFLYIIAAVVGGTLMTGGYGNALGVAIGAFIFGMTSLGIVFAGWDPNWFRTFLGVMLVLAVLMNLYIKRLSTARKVG; this is translated from the coding sequence ATGAGTCAAGAAACGAGTGCGGCCCCGGCGGTCACGACCTCGGACGCATCCAACCGGGTCTCGCTCACGTGGTCGAATCGACTGCTGCGCCGACCCGACTTCGCGGCGGCAGTCGCCGCCGTCATCATCCTGCTGTTCTTCTTCGTGATCGCACCGTCCTTTCGATCGCCCGATTCGATCTTCACGGTCCTGTATCAGTCGTCCACGATCGGGATCGTCGCGGTGGCCGTCGGCATGCTCATGATCGGCGGCGAGTTCGACCTCTCGGCCGGCGTCATGGTCACGACGGCAGGACTCGTGAACGCTCTCTTCAGCTACTATCTCGGCGTCAATCTCATCGTCGGCGCTCTCGTGTCGCTGGTCTTCTGCCTCGCGATCGGTTTCCTGAACGGATACCTCGTCATGCGGACGGGCATCCCCAGCTTCTTGATCACTCTGGGGTCGTTCTTCGTCCTTCAGGGAGCCAACCTGGGTGTGACGAAGCTGGTCTCCGGCGCCGTCTCCAGTCCTGACATCTCGAAGATGGGGGGCTTCTCCCCGATCTCGTCCTTCTTCGCGGGATCCTTCGTCGTCGGAGGCGTGACCGTGTGGAACACCGTCATCTTCTGGATCGTCTTCGTGGCGATCTCCGGTTGGATCCTCCACCGGACCAAGGTGGGGAACTGGATCTACGCGGTGGGAGGCAACGCGGCGTCTGCTCGTGCCGTAGGCGTCCCCGTCCGACGGGTGAAGATCGGGCTCTTCATGACCGTGTCGTTCCTGGCCTGGTTCGTCGGAATGCACAGCCTCTACCGCTTCAACACGCTGCAGGCCGGAAACGGGGTCGGCAACGAGTTCCTCTACATCATCGCGGCCGTCGTGGGCGGCACGTTGATGACGGGGGGCTACGGCAACGCTCTCGGCGTCGCCATCGGTGCCTTCATCTTCGGGATGACCTCACTCGGAATCGTCTTCGCGGGCTGGGACCCGAACTGGTTCCGGACGTTCCTCGGTGTGATGCTCGTCCTCGCTGTCCTCATGAACCTGTACATCAAACGACTCTCCACGGCAAGGAAGGTGGGTTAG
- a CDS encoding MFS transporter, giving the protein MRDAWVALAGLSAVFLFEMLDNSILNVALPTIGRDLGAATAALQWVSGAYSAAFGGLMLLFGAVADRFGRRRVMLTGLVLLAAASILTVFVTSTEQLIVVRALMGVAAAMTTPGTMALAFRLFAGQDLRVRALTVISTAGLVGLAIAPTVGGFVLAVAPWQVLLLATAPIAALAFVGIRVGVSTDQKADLHRDPIDVVGAVLGSVTVVGILVTPTLFVTHAGAGLSWGSVSVTALSIAAFVIRERSARSPLLDLHLIATPLVSSGLAYKAAAGLAMAGLSYLVTLQLQLAWGWSPALAAVGTLPQVVVLLASGRLVGPFVTRVGLGRAAWMSAASVVAGLAVFASLARFGYVWVALALVLVAAGMRVVGVVAGNNVLRGLPENRTSIGAALIDTASEIATAVGITATGTLLAALVTGSITSGSWTPTRVDTFETALTVAGLTITALAAALVALGIIRARRTTTTTPEPTHV; this is encoded by the coding sequence TTGCGTGATGCGTGGGTCGCCCTGGCCGGGCTGTCGGCCGTGTTCCTGTTCGAGATGCTCGACAACTCGATCCTGAACGTCGCCCTTCCCACCATCGGCCGCGACCTGGGAGCGGCGACCGCAGCCCTGCAATGGGTGTCGGGAGCGTACTCGGCAGCCTTCGGCGGTCTGATGCTCCTTTTCGGAGCGGTGGCCGATCGCTTCGGCCGACGCCGGGTCATGCTCACCGGTCTCGTCCTCCTCGCCGCAGCCAGCATCCTGACCGTGTTCGTCACGTCGACGGAACAGCTCATCGTCGTCCGGGCGCTCATGGGAGTCGCTGCGGCGATGACGACGCCGGGAACGATGGCGCTGGCGTTCCGCTTGTTCGCGGGGCAGGATCTCCGCGTGCGGGCGCTGACCGTGATCTCCACTGCGGGGCTCGTCGGTCTGGCCATCGCACCGACTGTCGGCGGGTTCGTGCTCGCGGTCGCCCCCTGGCAGGTGCTCCTGCTGGCCACGGCTCCCATCGCAGCCCTCGCCTTCGTCGGCATCCGTGTCGGTGTCAGCACCGATCAGAAGGCCGACCTGCACCGTGATCCGATCGACGTCGTCGGCGCGGTCCTGGGCAGCGTGACCGTCGTCGGCATCCTGGTCACACCCACGCTCTTCGTCACCCACGCCGGTGCAGGGCTGTCCTGGGGTTCAGTCTCTGTCACAGCCCTCTCGATCGCCGCCTTCGTGATCCGGGAGCGGTCGGCCCGCTCTCCCCTCCTCGACCTGCATCTCATCGCCACACCCCTGGTCTCGAGTGGCCTGGCCTACAAAGCAGCCGCGGGTCTCGCCATGGCGGGCCTGTCGTACCTGGTCACTCTGCAGCTGCAGCTCGCGTGGGGGTGGTCGCCGGCTCTCGCCGCCGTCGGCACCCTGCCCCAGGTCGTCGTCCTCCTCGCGAGCGGACGGCTCGTCGGACCGTTCGTGACCCGGGTGGGCCTCGGCCGCGCCGCGTGGATGAGCGCCGCCTCCGTGGTCGCCGGTCTCGCCGTGTTCGCGAGCCTCGCCCGGTTCGGATACGTCTGGGTCGCCCTCGCGCTCGTCCTCGTGGCTGCAGGGATGCGGGTCGTCGGCGTCGTCGCCGGCAACAACGTCCTTCGGGGCCTGCCCGAGAACCGCACCTCGATCGGTGCAGCCCTCATCGACACGGCGAGCGAGATCGCGACCGCGGTCGGCATCACCGCCACCGGCACCCTCCTCGCCGCCCTCGTGACCGGCAGCATCACGAGCGGGTCGTGGACACCGACGCGTGTCGACACGTTCGAGACCGCCCTCACCGTCGCCGGCCTGACGATCACCGCCCTCGCCGCAGCCCTCGTCGCGCTCGGCATCATCCGTGCCCGCCGCACCACCACCACCACCCCGGAGCCCACCCATGTCTGA
- a CDS encoding ATP-binding cassette domain-containing protein produces MTETVESASRVATGVPLIEMIDVGKSYGAIRAIKGISLTVRAGEVTCVLGDNGAGKSTLIKIMAGLHDHNEGTMLISGKETTFSSPREALAAGIATVYQDLAVVGLMETWRNFFLGAELVGSRIPFSGLRIREMKEIADQELRKMGVVVKDIDQPIGTLSGGQRQCVAIARAVYFGAKVLILDEPTAALGVKQSGVVLKYTAAARDAGLGVVFITHNPHHAYMVGNHFTILKLGQTVLDKRRDEVELDELTRQMAGGDELTELSHELKALGGMTSAIHTLDSEIEANEP; encoded by the coding sequence ATGACAGAGACAGTCGAGTCGGCATCGAGAGTCGCGACGGGTGTTCCGCTCATCGAGATGATCGACGTCGGAAAGTCCTACGGAGCGATTCGCGCGATCAAGGGCATCAGCCTGACCGTGCGCGCCGGAGAAGTGACGTGCGTCCTCGGCGACAACGGTGCCGGCAAATCGACCCTGATCAAGATCATGGCGGGCCTTCACGATCACAACGAGGGCACGATGTTGATCTCGGGCAAGGAGACCACGTTCTCTTCCCCCCGCGAGGCCCTCGCTGCCGGGATCGCGACCGTGTATCAGGACCTCGCCGTCGTGGGGCTGATGGAGACCTGGCGCAACTTCTTCCTCGGAGCCGAACTCGTCGGCAGCAGGATCCCGTTCTCCGGCCTCCGCATCCGGGAGATGAAGGAGATCGCGGATCAGGAACTGAGGAAGATGGGTGTCGTCGTGAAGGACATCGACCAGCCCATCGGCACACTCTCCGGTGGTCAACGACAGTGCGTGGCCATTGCGCGCGCCGTCTACTTCGGTGCCAAGGTCCTCATTCTGGACGAGCCCACGGCCGCTCTCGGTGTGAAGCAGTCGGGCGTCGTCCTGAAGTACACCGCGGCCGCTCGTGATGCGGGGCTCGGCGTCGTCTTCATCACGCACAACCCGCACCACGCCTACATGGTCGGCAATCACTTCACGATCCTGAAGCTCGGCCAGACCGTGCTCGACAAGCGGCGAGATGAAGTCGAACTCGACGAACTGACCCGCCAGATGGCCGGAGGCGATGAACTCACCGAACTGAGTCACGAGCTCAAGGCCCTCGGCGGCATGACGTCCGCCATCCACACGCTCGACTCCGAGATCGAGGCGAACGAGCCCTGA
- the hxlA gene encoding 3-hexulose-6-phosphate synthase translates to MKLQFAMDTLTTEKALELAAAAAPSVDIIELGTPLIKAEGLSAITAIKKAHPDKIVFADLKTMDAGELEADIAFEAGADLVTVLGVAGDSTIVGAVKAAKKHGKGIVVDLIGVADKSTRAKEVVALGAEFVEMHAGLDEQAEEGFTFGTLLDDGKTSGVPFSVAGGVKVDTIGSVQDSGATVAVAGAAIYGAPDVAAAAAELRAAIK, encoded by the coding sequence ATGAAACTGCAGTTCGCCATGGACACCCTGACCACCGAGAAGGCTCTCGAGCTCGCCGCCGCCGCGGCGCCCAGCGTCGACATCATCGAGCTCGGCACCCCGCTGATCAAGGCCGAGGGCCTCTCGGCGATCACCGCCATCAAGAAGGCGCACCCCGACAAGATCGTCTTCGCCGACCTCAAGACCATGGACGCCGGCGAGCTCGAGGCCGACATCGCCTTCGAGGCGGGCGCCGACCTCGTGACCGTTCTCGGCGTCGCCGGCGACAGCACCATCGTCGGGGCCGTCAAGGCCGCGAAGAAGCACGGCAAGGGCATCGTCGTCGACCTCATCGGCGTCGCCGACAAGTCGACCCGTGCCAAGGAGGTCGTCGCGCTCGGCGCCGAGTTCGTCGAGATGCACGCGGGTCTCGACGAGCAGGCAGAAGAGGGCTTCACCTTCGGCACCCTGCTCGATGACGGCAAGACCTCCGGCGTGCCGTTCTCCGTCGCCGGCGGCGTGAAGGTCGACACCATCGGCTCCGTGCAGGACTCCGGCGCCACGGTCGCGGTCGCGGGCGCTGCCATCTACGGCGCCCCCGACGTCGCTGCCGCCGCCGCGGAGCTCCGCGCCGCCATCAAGTAG
- a CDS encoding Gfo/Idh/MocA family oxidoreductase encodes MQRFALIGAGFIGAVHAENLAANPSVDLVVVYDVDLSRARALTGRFGGRPTDDESDAFDPSEVDAVFVASSTDTHAAHLRRAADAGLAVLCEKPLAPTLAEATEVVEYVEASGIVAMVDFNRRFDRDHAHLKRIIDEGGIGAIELVQMSSRGPSLPPVDYLRVSGGQLRDQTVHFFDLCRWIAGQDPVSVAATGSVLVDPALTGFGDVDTSVATLTLPSGALVQIDSVRRTGYGYDERIEVMGSSGLVESRRQSPGNVSQYSSTGIVSTGLYAGWFERVRPTYAAALAAFVTALETRTPSPAPLRDGLRAQAIAEAATASLGSGRTETVVY; translated from the coding sequence ATGCAGCGCTTCGCACTGATCGGCGCCGGCTTCATCGGGGCCGTCCACGCCGAGAATCTCGCCGCGAATCCCTCGGTCGACCTCGTCGTCGTCTACGACGTCGACCTCTCCCGCGCGAGGGCGCTGACCGGCCGCTTCGGCGGTCGCCCGACTGACGACGAGTCCGACGCATTCGACCCCTCGGAGGTGGACGCGGTCTTCGTCGCATCCTCGACCGACACGCATGCCGCACACCTGCGGAGGGCAGCCGACGCAGGTCTCGCCGTACTGTGCGAGAAGCCCCTCGCGCCCACCCTGGCCGAGGCGACTGAGGTGGTGGAGTACGTAGAGGCGTCGGGGATCGTCGCCATGGTCGATTTCAACCGCCGGTTCGATCGCGACCACGCGCACCTGAAGCGCATCATCGACGAGGGCGGCATCGGCGCGATCGAGCTCGTTCAGATGAGCTCGCGGGGGCCGTCCCTTCCCCCTGTCGACTACCTGCGGGTGTCAGGCGGGCAGCTGCGCGACCAGACGGTCCACTTCTTCGACCTGTGCCGCTGGATAGCGGGCCAGGATCCCGTCTCGGTCGCCGCCACAGGATCGGTCCTGGTCGATCCTGCTCTCACCGGGTTCGGCGACGTGGACACCTCCGTGGCCACGCTCACGCTGCCCTCGGGAGCTCTCGTCCAGATCGACAGCGTCCGACGGACCGGGTACGGATACGACGAGAGGATCGAGGTGATGGGATCCTCCGGGCTCGTCGAGTCTCGCCGACAGTCCCCCGGGAACGTCTCGCAGTACAGCAGCACCGGGATCGTGAGCACCGGGCTCTACGCCGGCTGGTTCGAACGCGTGCGCCCCACCTATGCGGCCGCCCTCGCTGCGTTCGTGACCGCGCTCGAGACACGGACCCCCTCGCCCGCTCCCCTGCGGGACGGCCTCAGAGCCCAGGCCATCGCCGAGGCCGCGACGGCCTCGCTCGGGAGCGGTCGGACCGAGACCGTCGTGTACTGA
- a CDS encoding helix-turn-helix transcriptional regulator, with translation MSASHAPTPHATRELLLAHAQTVAEQADRHAMTMESILAVLRSTRLTDQAARATAIELAAASLVEIRMATDAQRESMLEPVAGAFSRLRLDLRPLVRFGDLDIQFIEPPATGRALPGEVAHAARSIVRSAVLALVDSAESRRVRVQWDCDGLNLLIGIRDDGRGELTVHDDSLRPIAERVSALDGELRVTSTRGWGSEVSVSLPLDPPTDVEHPLTDVALSPREREVFHLLATGAANKDIAAELGISENTVKFHMSNLLRKAGARSRAALVAQTR, from the coding sequence ATGTCGGCTTCGCACGCACCCACTCCGCACGCGACTCGCGAACTGCTCCTGGCGCACGCGCAGACCGTGGCGGAGCAGGCCGACCGCCACGCCATGACCATGGAGTCGATCCTCGCTGTCCTGCGATCGACTCGTCTGACCGACCAGGCCGCTCGGGCGACGGCGATCGAGCTGGCCGCCGCCTCGCTGGTCGAGATCCGCATGGCCACCGACGCTCAACGGGAGAGCATGCTCGAACCGGTCGCCGGTGCGTTCAGCAGGCTTCGACTCGACCTCAGGCCGCTCGTGAGGTTCGGCGACCTCGACATCCAGTTCATCGAGCCCCCGGCGACGGGCCGGGCCCTGCCGGGAGAGGTCGCACACGCGGCCCGCTCCATCGTCCGGAGCGCGGTCCTCGCACTCGTCGACAGCGCCGAGAGTCGACGGGTCCGCGTGCAGTGGGACTGCGACGGGCTGAATCTCCTGATCGGGATCCGGGACGACGGTCGCGGAGAGCTCACGGTGCACGACGACTCGCTGCGCCCCATCGCCGAACGCGTGTCCGCGCTCGACGGCGAGCTCCGGGTGACGTCGACGCGGGGGTGGGGTTCGGAGGTGTCCGTCTCCCTCCCTCTCGATCCTCCGACCGACGTCGAGCACCCCCTGACCGACGTGGCGCTGAGCCCGCGAGAGAGGGAGGTCTTCCACCTGCTCGCGACCGGAGCCGCCAACAAGGACATCGCGGCAGAACTGGGCATCAGCGAGAACACCGTGAAGTTCCACATGTCCAACCTCCTTCGAAAAGCCGGGGCGCGATCGCGGGCGGCGCTCGTCGCTCAGACCCGGTAG
- a CDS encoding LacI family DNA-binding transcriptional regulator codes for MDEERGGRRQDRAPTIRDVARSADVSKSLVSLVLRGDPGVSPERRSAVHQAMNELGYEPNRVARALAGNGTGAVGILINDIRNPWYVDLLDGLSTAFEPAGVAPLLVDSASNQRVGRSSVQILSRQRVDGIVALGTSDEVVDLAALRGRTPVVLAGTYDPEELGADVVANDDVAGARLATEHLITLGHRRILCLRGPQRVGALREEGYRRAMVEAGLGAEVEVVDAGMTEESGYAATLRVLRMRTAPTALIAYNDLLALGALAAAADLGLSVPGDVSLVGYDDTYLAGIRRVSLTTIQNGSFQIGRKAAEFLLERIDGYAGPGRLHEVPTVLEVRQTTGPAPARPAAD; via the coding sequence ATGGACGAGGAGCGCGGTGGCCGACGCCAGGATCGGGCCCCGACCATCCGCGACGTCGCACGCAGTGCGGACGTCTCGAAGTCGCTCGTCTCCCTCGTGCTCCGCGGAGACCCCGGGGTCAGCCCAGAGCGGAGATCCGCCGTTCACCAGGCGATGAACGAGCTCGGCTACGAGCCGAACCGCGTGGCTCGCGCGCTGGCGGGCAACGGGACAGGCGCCGTCGGCATCCTGATCAACGACATCCGCAATCCCTGGTACGTCGACCTCCTGGACGGACTGAGCACGGCATTCGAGCCGGCGGGGGTGGCACCCCTGCTCGTCGATTCGGCCAGCAACCAGAGAGTCGGGAGGTCGTCCGTCCAGATCCTCTCGCGGCAGCGCGTCGACGGCATCGTCGCTCTCGGCACCTCCGACGAGGTCGTCGATCTCGCAGCTCTCCGCGGACGCACGCCGGTGGTCCTCGCCGGCACGTACGACCCGGAAGAGCTCGGAGCGGATGTCGTCGCCAACGACGACGTCGCAGGGGCCCGTCTCGCCACGGAGCACCTCATCACCCTCGGGCATAGACGGATCCTGTGTCTTCGCGGCCCACAGCGGGTGGGTGCCCTCCGCGAAGAGGGCTACCGGCGTGCGATGGTCGAGGCGGGGCTCGGTGCCGAGGTCGAGGTCGTAGACGCCGGGATGACGGAGGAGTCGGGATACGCGGCCACTCTGCGGGTCCTCCGGATGCGCACCGCTCCGACGGCCCTGATCGCGTACAACGACCTTCTCGCACTCGGCGCTCTGGCCGCCGCGGCCGATCTCGGGTTGTCCGTGCCTGGTGACGTGTCTCTGGTCGGCTATGACGACACCTACCTCGCGGGCATCCGGCGGGTGTCGCTGACCACGATCCAGAACGGGAGCTTTCAGATCGGGAGGAAGGCTGCGGAGTTCCTGCTGGAACGCATCGACGGCTACGCGGGGCCGGGGCGGCTCCACGAGGTGCCGACGGTTCTCGAGGTCCGGCAGACGACCGGCCCTGCACCGGCCCGACCCGCGGCCGACTGA
- a CDS encoding alpha/beta hydrolase, producing the protein MSDRSVRPPFDPELQTFLTALEARGPFTLSNEMLPRMRRLDTTEEELDAQLRTRGYERRSVTVPGHLGDPIQLAVIQRIGRTGSTAAVYTIHGGGMMFGHHLGNLDSYDDWLLDHDVVLLSIDYRLAPEFPNPYPVEDCYAGLVWVAAHADELGIDPDRIVIAGQSAGGGLATGTALLARDRKGPDLLAQILVSPMLDDRDNTVSTLQIDGVGVADRQMTRFGWDAYLGARRATDDVSVYAAPARAGDLQGLPRTYIDCGSTEVFRDETVAYASALWAAGVDAELHVWPGAFHGFTSMMPQAVLSKTATRALGDWTRRTLGAPAPGAVPSNPPADRRAGKRHE; encoded by the coding sequence ATGTCTGACCGCAGCGTCCGCCCCCCGTTCGACCCCGAACTCCAGACGTTCCTCACCGCCCTCGAGGCTCGAGGGCCCTTCACCCTGTCGAACGAGATGCTGCCTCGCATGCGCCGACTCGACACGACCGAAGAAGAACTCGACGCACAGCTCCGCACCCGGGGCTACGAACGCCGAAGCGTCACCGTTCCCGGGCACCTGGGCGACCCCATTCAGCTGGCCGTCATCCAGCGCATCGGCCGCACCGGTTCGACCGCCGCCGTCTACACGATCCACGGTGGCGGGATGATGTTCGGTCACCACCTCGGCAACCTCGACTCGTACGACGACTGGCTCCTCGACCACGACGTCGTCCTCCTCAGCATCGACTACCGCCTGGCCCCTGAATTTCCCAACCCGTATCCCGTCGAGGACTGCTACGCCGGTCTGGTCTGGGTCGCCGCCCACGCCGACGAGCTCGGCATCGACCCCGACCGGATCGTGATCGCCGGTCAGAGCGCCGGCGGCGGGCTCGCCACCGGCACGGCCCTCCTCGCCCGCGACCGGAAGGGCCCGGACCTGCTGGCGCAGATCCTCGTCTCGCCCATGCTCGACGACCGCGACAACACGGTGTCGACGCTCCAGATCGACGGTGTCGGGGTCGCTGACCGGCAGATGACCCGCTTCGGCTGGGACGCCTACCTCGGCGCTCGCCGCGCCACCGACGACGTCTCCGTCTACGCCGCACCCGCCCGCGCCGGAGACCTCCAGGGTCTGCCTCGGACCTACATCGACTGCGGAAGCACCGAGGTGTTCCGCGACGAGACGGTCGCCTATGCCAGTGCCCTCTGGGCCGCAGGAGTCGACGCCGAACTGCACGTCTGGCCAGGCGCCTTCCACGGATTCACCAGCATGATGCCCCAGGCCGTCCTCTCGAAGACCGCGACCAGAGCCCTGGGGGATTGGACGCGACGGACTCTGGGAGCGCCCGCCCCGGGCGCGGTGCCATCGAATCCTCCTGCGGACCGTCGGGCAGGGAAGCGCCACGAGTGA
- the hxlB gene encoding 6-phospho-3-hexuloisomerase has protein sequence MSDEPTRAQSALHLIVGELEAVLGRLESAELEELAQAVTDADRVFVHGAGRSGIALRMTAMRLMHLGLTVHVVGETTTPAIETGDILLVASGSGTTAGIVAAAEAAGKAGARIAALTTARESTLAALADVVVVIPAAAKLDRSGSASEQYAGSLFEQAVALVGDAVFHSLWKRSGQSADDMWPRHANIE, from the coding sequence GTGAGTGATGAACCGACGCGCGCCCAGAGCGCCCTCCACCTGATCGTCGGCGAGCTCGAGGCCGTCCTCGGTCGCCTCGAGTCGGCCGAGCTCGAGGAGCTCGCCCAGGCTGTGACGGACGCCGACCGAGTCTTCGTCCACGGCGCCGGACGCTCCGGCATCGCGCTCCGGATGACGGCGATGCGGCTCATGCACCTCGGCCTGACCGTCCACGTCGTCGGAGAGACGACGACGCCCGCGATCGAGACGGGCGACATCCTGCTCGTCGCCAGCGGCTCCGGCACGACGGCGGGGATCGTCGCGGCAGCCGAAGCCGCCGGCAAGGCGGGTGCTCGGATCGCCGCGCTGACGACCGCTCGGGAGTCGACCCTGGCGGCCCTCGCCGACGTGGTGGTCGTCATCCCTGCGGCCGCGAAGCTCGACCGCTCGGGATCAGCCAGCGAGCAGTATGCGGGCAGCCTCTTCGAGCAGGCGGTCGCCCTCGTCGGCGACGCCGTGTTCCACAGCCTCTGGAAGCGATCGGGCCAGAGCGCAGACGACATGTGGCCGCGGCACGCGAACATCGAATAG